The stretch of DNA GCCGCCCCGCAGCGGGTGCTCCCACGCGAACGGCTGCTGGACCTGTCCCGACTGCACAACGACGAGGTCTACGACCGCACCATCGACGTGCAGGTCGGCCGCCTGCGGCGCAAGCTGGCTGCCAACGGCGGTGAAGAGCTCATCGCGACCGAACGTGGAGCAGGCTACGTCTTCACGTCGA from Rhizobacter sp. encodes:
- a CDS encoding winged helix-turn-helix transcriptional regulator; translation: AAPQRVLPRERLLDLSRLHNDEVYDRTIDVQVGRLRRKLAANGGEELIATERGAGYVFTSTVEALR